TTTCCTGGAGACGCCGGCGGTTTTCACCAGGAGATCCATGCCGGTGGCAGCGATGCCACTTTTGTAGATCAGTTTTTCGGCGACATCGAGGATGATGTCTCGTGTTTCACTGCTATTGATTTCGTTCATGGGCCTAAAAGTAGAATGATCGTTCTCCTTGGTCAAATGTTTTTTTCATCGGGCGGGGGAGGCCCAAAGCCGTCCATCATGGTGTAAGCTCGTCGGTTCTTCGGATTTGACCTTTTGCGAGCCCTATGCCGTCGCTTTTCAAACGCTCCCTGCTGCCCAAGCTGCGCAGCTTTGCACTGACCGCCGATGCCGTGACCATCCTTGATGGCGCCGCCGAGTTCCGCCGTTGCCTGCTGGAGAAAATCGCCCAGGCCACCCAGCGCATCTACATCGTCGCCCTGTACCTGCAACAGGATGAGGCCGGCCAGGAAATCCTCGATGCCCTGCATGCCGCCAAGACCGCGCGTCCCGAGCTGGAGGTGGTCGTGGTGGTGGATTGGCTGCGCGCCCAGCGCGGATTGATCGGGGCCAAGAAGCAGCCCGGCAACTCGGCGTGGTATCAGGAACAGACGCGCACCCATGCCAGCGAAGTGCCGATCTACGGCGTGCCGGTGCAGACCCGCGAGCTGTTCGGCGTGTTGCACTTGAAAGGCTTCGTGATCGACGACTGCGTGCTCTACAGCGGCGCCAGCCTGAACAACGTCTACCTGCACAAATTCGATAAATACCGCTACGACCGTTATCACCTGCTACAGAACACCGCGCTGGCCGATTCGATGCATCACCTGGTGCAGCACGGCCTGGTTGCCTCCCGGGCGGTGCATCGCCTCGACTTGCCGAACCTGCCCAGCACCCGCAGTTTGCGCAAGGACATCGGCGACCTGCGCAGTCGCCTCAAATATGCGGCCTACGACACCACGGCTGGCAGCCTCGATAAAAGTGGCCTGTCGGTCAGCCCGCTGCTGGGCGTCGGCAAGAACAACCCGTTGAGTCGAGTGATCGGTGAACTGATTGCCAGCAGCCGCCAGCAACTGACCATCTGCACGCCTTACTTCAACCTGCCGCTGGCGGTGACCCGGGAAATCAACCGGGCCCTGGCCCGCGGGGTGCGGATCGACATTATCGTCGGCGACAAGACCGCCAATGATTTCTACATTCCGCCAAGCGAGCCGTTCAAGATCATCGCCGCATTGCCGTATCTGTACGAGATCAGCCTGCGGCGCTTCGCCAAGCGGCACCAGCGCTACATCGACAGCGGCCAGTTGAACCTGCACCTGTGGCGCGACGGCGACAACACCTACCACCTCAAGGGCATGTGGGTCGACGAGCGCTACACCTTGCTGACCGGCAACAACCTGAACCCCAGGGCGTTTCGCCTGGACCTGGAAAACGCCCTGTTGCTGGACGACCCCAAGGGCGAACTGCTGGTGTCGCGCCAGGCCGAGCTTGAAAAGATCTATCGCCACACCCACCGCATCGAACGCTACCTGGACCTGGAAACCCTGCCGGACTATCCGGCGGCGGTGGGCAAGTTCCTCAAGCGCGTCAGCCGGGTGCGGATAGAGCGACTGCTTTATCGGATCCTGTGAACACCCGTGCCATGGCGGAAAAAGACACCATCTCCATCCAGTTGGTGCGTGAGGCGCTGTTGCAAAGCTGCGCGCCAGGAGCCGCGACGGATGAAGTCCTGGAAAAGGTCGGCATAGCCCCGGCCTTGCTCGATGATCCCCAGGCCCGGGTGCCGGCCCATGCCTATGCACGGCTCTGGCGCCTGCTGGCCCGGCGCCGCGATGACGAGTTCTTCGGCATGGACCCGCGCAAGCTCAAGTCCGGCAGCCTGGCGTTTCTTTGCCAGTGCGCCATGGCCCAACCGACGTTGGCTACGGGTTTGACCGCAGGACTGGGTTTCCTGTCGCTGATGCTGGAACATCTGCCAGCCCAGTGGGCTCGCCAGCAGAGCCTGGCGGAAATCGTCCTGCTCGAAGAAGGCCAGGCGCCGCGTCGGGCATTTACCTATTTCACCTATTGGATGATTGTCCACGGCGTGGCCTGCTGGCTGGCCGGACGGCGCATCCCGATCCTGTCGGTCGAGTTACGTTGCCCAGCGCCGGATTTCTGCGACGATTATCGCGTCATGTTCTCCCAGAACCTGCGCTTCGACCGACCTCGCACCAGGATGATTTTCTCCGCCGAATGCCTGGACCAACCCATCCGGCGCAGTCCCGAAGAGCTCAAGCGCTTCCTGGCCCAGGCGCCGGCGAACATCCTGGTCAAGTACCGCGACCCGCAAAGCCTCTCCAGCCGAATCCGGCATGATTTGCGCCAATTGCCTGCTGAACAGTGGCCGGAAACCGAGGCACTGGCCCAGCAGCTGTGTGTGTCAGCGTCGACCCTGCGCCGCAGGCTGGCGGAGGAGGGGCAGACCTACCAAGGCCTCAAGGACAGCGTGCGCAAGGAGTTGGCCATCACCTGGCTGGCCGAGCCGTCCATCAGTTTCGTGGAGATTGCCTCGCGCCTGGGGTTCGCCGATGCCAGCTCGTTCTACAAGGCGTTTCGCAAGTGGTCCGGGTCCAATCCAGGGCATTACCGCAGCCTGATTCTCAACGATCCTCACTGATTCCCCTGGATAGGCGCAGGGAGTTTTTGTGGGAGCGAGCTTGCTCGCGATAGCGATTTAACAATCGACAATTGTGTCGTCTGACCCACCGCCTTTGCGAGCAGGCTCGCTCCCACATAGGTTTTCCCACATAGGTTTCACTGGGCAGACCGGCACGCTCATAAAACCGTCATCTATTTTTGCTAAAAGGCTCTGCAGCGCCCGGAAAAGCCGGGCCATCAGCCAGGGTAGCGTATGCAAGTGACCGTTTTGGGTAGCGTATGAAGGTGCTGGTCACCGGTGCTGCGGGATTCATCGGGTTTCATGTGGCCAAGCGGCTGTGCAGCGATGGCCATGAAGTGATCGGCATCGACAATCTCAACGACTACTACAGCGTCGAGTTGAAACAGGCGCGCCTCGCGCAGTTGGCGCAATGCCACAACTTCCGCTTTCAACGGCTGGACGTGGCGGACAAGACGGCCCTGACGGAGGTCTTCGCGCAGAACGCCTTTGAATATGTCATCCATCTCGCGGCCCAGGCGGGCGTTCGTTATTCCATCGACAATCCCGACCTGTATGCGCAAAGCAACCTTGTGGGTTTTCTCAACATCCTGGAGGCCTGCCGAGCCCATCGGCCGGCGCACCTGGTCTACGCTTCGAGCAGCTCGGTCTATGGCTTGAGCGAACGCCTGCCCTACGCCACGACCGACCCGGTCGACCAGCCGGTTTCATTTTATGCGGCGACCAAGCGCGCCAACGAGCTGATGGCCCACGCCTACTCCCATCTCTACGGCACTCCCACCACCGGCCTGCGCTTTTTTACCGTGTACGGGCCATGGGGGCGACCGGACATGGCGCCATTCAAGTTCACCGACGCCATCCTCAAGGGCCGTCCCCTCGATGTCTACAACGATGGCGCGATGTCGCGGGACTTCACGTATATCGACGACATCGTCGAGGGCCTGGTGCGCTTGCTGCCGCTGCCGCCAACCGATGAGGCTGGCGTGCCCAACAAGGTCTACAACATTGGCTTCGGCGGGCCGGTGAAACTTCTGCAGTTCATCGAGTGCATCGAAGAGGCCTTGGGCATGCGCGCGGTCAAGCATTTCCTGCCGTTGCAATCCGGCGACGTGGTCGATACCTGGGCTGACACCCGTGAACTCGAGGAGCGCGTGGGTTTTCGCCCGCAGGTCCCGGTGCCCGTTGGCGTGCAGTCGTTCGTCGATTGGTACCGCCACTATTACCGCGTTTAACCCACCCATTCCCGTGTTTTAGATTGGAACGCCATGCACGAAACTCCTTATGTGTCGGTCCTGATTCCGGCGAAAAACGAAGCTGGCAACCTCATTCCCTTGCTGGAAGAAGTGCGTGTTGCACTGGCCAACGAGGCCTTTGAGGTCATCGTGGTCGACGATGGCAGCACCGACGCCACCGCGGCCGAGCTGCGTGCGCTGCAACGCGGCGGCTATCCCCAGCTGCGGGTGCTCAGCCATGCCCGTTCCCTCGGTCAAAGCACCTCGATTTTCCACGCCGCCGAGGTGGCGCGCGGGCATTGGTTGGCGACCCTGGATGGCGACGGTCAGAACGACCCGGCAGACTTGCCGAAGATGCTGGACTTGGTCCGTGGATCGGAAGGCGCGCCCGGGGGGGTGAAATTGGTGGCCGGGCATCGCGTCAACCGCCGGGACACGGCGAGCAAGCGCTGGGCGTCGCGATTCGCCAACAAACTGCGGGCCAGCCTGCTCAAGGACCAGACGCCGGACACTGGATGCGGCATCAAGCTGATCGAGCGCCAGGCATTCCTGCGGCTGCCGTATTTCGATCACATGCACCGTTTCATTCCGGCGCTGATTCGTCGTCACAACGGCCGGATGCTGGTCCAGCCGGTCAACCATCGTGAGCGCGGCGCCGGTGTCTCCAACTACGGCAACCTCGATCGCGCCCTGGTGGGCATCCTTGATCTGTTCGGCGTGTGGTGGCTGATAAAGCGCACCCGCCTGGACACCCACGCACAAGAAACCGAGGTTTGACATGGGCAGAGAATCGTTGTGGCTTGCGGTCGGCTTCGGCGGACAACTGGCATTTACCGGCCGTTTCGCCCTGCAATGGCTGTACAGCGAGTACAAGAAGCGCAGCGTGATTCCCGTGGGCTTCTGGTACCTGAGTATCATTGGCAGCGCGTTATTGCTGGCCTATGCGATCTACCGCCAGGACCCGGTTTTCATTGTCGGCCAGTCGTTCGGCTTTATCGTTTACCTGCGCAATCTGCAGTTGATCGCCAAGCACCACGAGCGGGAGAACCGCGAAGTGGCAGGGAAGGGCTGAGACGGTGAGGATACGACTGTCCAGCTCGCGCCTGGAATGCCTGGCGTGGGCGGCGCTGGCCTTGATCATGGTCGGTGCCGGCCTGGGCTGGCGCCAACCGATGAATGTCGACGAGGAGCGTTTCCTCGGCGTCGCGCTCGAAATGCTGCAAAACGGCTCATGGTTCATTCCCCATCGCGCCGGTGAAATCTACGCCGACAAGCCGCCGCTGTTCATGTGGGCGGTGGCGTTGTTCGTGCAGTTGACCCATCTGCCCAAAATCGCGCTGTATCTGCCTGCGCTGCTGGCCGGCGCAGTCACCACGGCGTGCCTGTATGACCTGGGCCGGCGCCTGTGGGGGCGGCGCGTGGGAAGCATCGCTGCGCTGTTGTTCCTGGCGACTTACCAGACCTACAGCATTCTGCGCACGGGCCAGATCGATGGGTTTCTTGCGCTCTGGACCATCCTGGGCATCTATGGTTTGTGCCGACACCTGTTGCTCGGCCCGGCCTGGGGCTGGTACTACGCGGCCTGCGCGGCGATGGGGTTTGGGATCATCAGCAAGGGCGTGGGGTTTCTGCCGGCGTTGATGCTGATTCCCTACGCGTATGCGCTGCGCAAGGGTTGGAAGGGCGTAGTGCCGATGCCCGGCAAAGCGTTGGCCTGGTGGCTGGGGCTGGTCGTTGCGTTGGCGGCCATCGCGGTATGGCTCGGGCCGTTGCTGGTGATCGTCGGGCAGGGCAGCCCTGACAGCCTGGCGTATGTCCAGGAGATCTTGTTCAAACAGACGGCGGGGCGTTATGCCAACGCCTGGGAGCACCGCGAACCGTTCTGGTATTTCATCGTCCAGGTGATCCCGAAATACTGGTTGCCGCTGTTTTTCATGCTCCCCTGGCTGGTGCCGGCGTGGCGCAAGCAGCTCATCAAGCACGACGGCCGGGTGCTGGTGCTGCTCGGTTGGGTGCTCCTGGTCCTGCTGTTTTTCAGCCTGAGCAGCGGCAAGCGCAAGTTGTATATCTTTCCGGCGTTGCCGGGCTTGATCCTGTTGGTTGCACCGCTGGTGCCGTGGATGCTCCGTCGCTGGTTTGGCAAGCGGCCGAGGGGCAGGGTGGTGTTCGCCGCCTTGACCGCGGTGTGGCTGTGCGCCTGGTTCGTGCGCGGTTTCATTGAGCCTTACAAGGAAGGCGTCAACCCCCATGAGACCTTGATGCGTGATGTGGCGCGACTGACGGGCAACAGTGAATTGGTGCTGGTGGGCTGGCGGGAAGGCCACTGGTTGTTCGCGCAACAGCCCATCGTGCATTTCGGTTTTCATACCGGCGATGCCCTGGAACAGTCCGCTTCCTGGCTGCGCAGCCATCCGCAGGCGTTTGCCTTGGTGCCGGAACGGAACCTGGCGCGTTGTTACGACCCACAAAAGGCCCGCCGGGTCGGCGATACCTCCCGGGCCAAGTGGTTCCTGGTGGGGGCCGATGCGGACAACCAGCGCTGCCAACCCCCGGCGCCGGAAAAGGCCTATTCCTTTGCCTGGAAACAGCCCCTGTAGCGGCAGTAATACTCCTCACTTAAGAAAAACGATGGCCCCGTGGCGAGGGGATTTAGCGAAACGTCGCACCGCCCCGTTGGGCTGCGCAGCAGCCCCAACAGCAACGACCTCGATCTTACTGGCACACCGGGTTGTCTGGTTGGGGGCCGCAGCCCAACGGGGATAGATCCCCTCGCCACAGGTGTTTAAGCAGGCTTGCTGTGGCTGCCAGCCATTGCGGGAGCGAGCCCACTCGCGATGAGGCCATTCCTGGCAACACCGACTTAAGTCCATGGCCAAACCAGTCAAGCAACTTGATGGCTTTGACCATTGCCCCCCACGCCCTTCGGCGCGAGTATTTGCGTGCTCTTCACGGTTCCCCCACCAATAAAAAGTACAGAGGGATTCTGGTCATGCGCGATTATTCGTCCGCCACGTCGCAGTTCGATTACCTGCACACCGTCAATGCCGCGTTGCACGGCTCGCTCGAGGCACTCAACGCCTGTGTTGAATGTTGCGACCGGCACGCCTTGCCGGGGCGCATCGCCCTGTTCTGGGAAGGCCGTGACGGCAGTGACGCGACCTGGACTTACCGTGAGCTGCAAGACAACGCCGCGCGCTTCGCCAATTTCCTCCGCGCCCAAGGCGTCGGCAAAGGCGACAAGGTTGCTGGCCTGTTACCGCGCAACGCCGAATTGCTGATCGTGGTGCTCGCCACCTGGCGCATCGGCGCCGTGTACCAGCCGCTGTTCACCGCGTTCGGTCCCAAGGCCATCGAACACCGCCTCGGCAGCTCCGGCGCGCGGATCGTGGTCACTGACGCGGTCAACCGTCCCAAGCTCAACGAAGTCACCGGTTGCCCCACCGTCGTCACGGTCGGCGGTGCAAAGGGCGAGGGCATCGTCCGTGGCGATTACAGTTTCTGGGCCGAGGTCGCCAACCAGTCCGACCAGTGCGAACCCCTGATGCTGACGGGCGAGGATCCGTTCCTGCTGATGTTCACCTCCGGCACCACCGGCCCGGCCAAGGCGTTGTCGGTGCCGCTCAAGGCGATCGTGGCGTTCCAGAGCTACATGCGTGACGCGGTGGATCTGCGACCGGAAGACGCTTTCTGGAACGTCGCCGACCCGGGCTGGGCCTACGGCATCTATTTCGGCGTGACCGGCCCGTTGGCGCAGGGACATCCGATAACCTTCTACGACGGCCCGTTCACCCTTGACAGTACCTGCCGCGTCATCAACAAGTACGGCATCACCAACCTGGCGGGTTCGCCCACGGCCTATCGCCTGCTGATCGCCGGCGGCGAGCAGTTCGCCCGGTCGATCAAGGGTAAGCTGCGCATCGTCAGCAGCGCCGGTGAGCCGCTGAACCCGGAAGTGATCCGCTGGTTCGCCGACAACCTGGACGTGGTGATCCACGACCATTACGGCCAGACCGAACTGGGCATGGTGCTGTGCAATCACCACGGCCTCGACCATCCCGTCCACCAGGGTGCGGCCGGTTTTGCCTCGCCAGGCCACCGCATCGTGGTGCTCGATGAAAACCATCAGGAACTGGGCGTCGGTCAGCCGGGCATTCTTGCCGTCGACCGCAGCCAGTCACCGATGTGCTGGTTCGCCGGTTACGAAGGGGGCCCGACCAAGGCCTTCGTTGGCGATTATTACCTGAGCGGCGACACCGTCGAGTTCAACCCCGACGGCAGCATCAGCTTCGTCGGGCGCAGCGATGACGTGATCACCACGTCCGGCTACCGGGTTGGCCCGTTCGATGTGGAAAGTGCGCTGATCGAGCACCCGGCCGTGGTCGAGGCCGCCGTGGTCGGTAAGCCCGATCCGGAGCGCACCGAGCTGGTAAAAGCCTTCGTGGTGCTCAGCGCCCAATACCGCGCCGCGCCCGAGCTGGCCGAAGAACTGCGTCAGCATGTGCGCAAGCGTCTCGCCGCCCATGCCTATCCCCGTGAAATCGAATTTGTCAGCGACTTGCCGAAAACCCCGAGCGGCAAGTTGCAGCGCTTTATCTTGCGCAACCAGGAAATCGCCAAGGCCCAAGAAGCCGCGGCGCAGAACGTTTCAGCTTGAATCCAAGGAAACCATGATGCAGATCGACAACAAGATATTCCTCGTCAGCGGTGGCGCTTCCGGCCTCGGCGCGGCCACCGGTGAAATGCTGATCAAGGCCGGCGCCAAGGTGATGCTGCTGGATGTCAACGCCGACGCCGTGGCTGCCCAGGCGCAGAAGCTTGGCTGCCAGAGCGTGGTCGCGGACATCAGCAACGAAGCCGCCGCCGAAGCCGCGGTCAAGGCCACGGTCGATGCGTTGGGTGGCCTCAATGGCCTGGTGAATTGCGCTGGCATCGTGCGCGGCGAGAAGATCCTCGGCAAGAACGGTCCCCACGCCCTCGCCAGTTTCAGCCAGGTGATCAACGTCAACCTGATCGGCAGTTTCAACCTGTTGCGCCTGGCCGCGGCGGCCATTGCCGAAACCGAAGCCAACGCCGATGGCGAGCGCGGC
This genomic interval from Pseudomonas alvandae contains the following:
- the pssA gene encoding CDP-diacylglycerol--serine O-phosphatidyltransferase, which gives rise to MPSLFKRSLLPKLRSFALTADAVTILDGAAEFRRCLLEKIAQATQRIYIVALYLQQDEAGQEILDALHAAKTARPELEVVVVVDWLRAQRGLIGAKKQPGNSAWYQEQTRTHASEVPIYGVPVQTRELFGVLHLKGFVIDDCVLYSGASLNNVYLHKFDKYRYDRYHLLQNTALADSMHHLVQHGLVASRAVHRLDLPNLPSTRSLRKDIGDLRSRLKYAAYDTTAGSLDKSGLSVSPLLGVGKNNPLSRVIGELIASSRQQLTICTPYFNLPLAVTREINRALARGVRIDIIVGDKTANDFYIPPSEPFKIIAALPYLYEISLRRFAKRHQRYIDSGQLNLHLWRDGDNTYHLKGMWVDERYTLLTGNNLNPRAFRLDLENALLLDDPKGELLVSRQAELEKIYRHTHRIERYLDLETLPDYPAAVGKFLKRVSRVRIERLLYRIL
- a CDS encoding AraC family transcriptional regulator, whose product is MAEKDTISIQLVREALLQSCAPGAATDEVLEKVGIAPALLDDPQARVPAHAYARLWRLLARRRDDEFFGMDPRKLKSGSLAFLCQCAMAQPTLATGLTAGLGFLSLMLEHLPAQWARQQSLAEIVLLEEGQAPRRAFTYFTYWMIVHGVACWLAGRRIPILSVELRCPAPDFCDDYRVMFSQNLRFDRPRTRMIFSAECLDQPIRRSPEELKRFLAQAPANILVKYRDPQSLSSRIRHDLRQLPAEQWPETEALAQQLCVSASTLRRRLAEEGQTYQGLKDSVRKELAITWLAEPSISFVEIASRLGFADASSFYKAFRKWSGSNPGHYRSLILNDPH
- a CDS encoding NAD-dependent epimerase, whose product is MKVLVTGAAGFIGFHVAKRLCSDGHEVIGIDNLNDYYSVELKQARLAQLAQCHNFRFQRLDVADKTALTEVFAQNAFEYVIHLAAQAGVRYSIDNPDLYAQSNLVGFLNILEACRAHRPAHLVYASSSSVYGLSERLPYATTDPVDQPVSFYAATKRANELMAHAYSHLYGTPTTGLRFFTVYGPWGRPDMAPFKFTDAILKGRPLDVYNDGAMSRDFTYIDDIVEGLVRLLPLPPTDEAGVPNKVYNIGFGGPVKLLQFIECIEEALGMRAVKHFLPLQSGDVVDTWADTRELEERVGFRPQVPVPVGVQSFVDWYRHYYRV
- a CDS encoding glycosyltransferase family 2 protein, which encodes MHETPYVSVLIPAKNEAGNLIPLLEEVRVALANEAFEVIVVDDGSTDATAAELRALQRGGYPQLRVLSHARSLGQSTSIFHAAEVARGHWLATLDGDGQNDPADLPKMLDLVRGSEGAPGGVKLVAGHRVNRRDTASKRWASRFANKLRASLLKDQTPDTGCGIKLIERQAFLRLPYFDHMHRFIPALIRRHNGRMLVQPVNHRERGAGVSNYGNLDRALVGILDLFGVWWLIKRTRLDTHAQETEV
- a CDS encoding lipid-A-disaccharide synthase N-terminal domain-containing protein, coding for MGRESLWLAVGFGGQLAFTGRFALQWLYSEYKKRSVIPVGFWYLSIIGSALLLAYAIYRQDPVFIVGQSFGFIVYLRNLQLIAKHHERENREVAGKG
- a CDS encoding ArnT family glycosyltransferase translates to MRIRLSSSRLECLAWAALALIMVGAGLGWRQPMNVDEERFLGVALEMLQNGSWFIPHRAGEIYADKPPLFMWAVALFVQLTHLPKIALYLPALLAGAVTTACLYDLGRRLWGRRVGSIAALLFLATYQTYSILRTGQIDGFLALWTILGIYGLCRHLLLGPAWGWYYAACAAMGFGIISKGVGFLPALMLIPYAYALRKGWKGVVPMPGKALAWWLGLVVALAAIAVWLGPLLVIVGQGSPDSLAYVQEILFKQTAGRYANAWEHREPFWYFIVQVIPKYWLPLFFMLPWLVPAWRKQLIKHDGRVLVLLGWVLLVLLFFSLSSGKRKLYIFPALPGLILLVAPLVPWMLRRWFGKRPRGRVVFAALTAVWLCAWFVRGFIEPYKEGVNPHETLMRDVARLTGNSELVLVGWREGHWLFAQQPIVHFGFHTGDALEQSASWLRSHPQAFALVPERNLARCYDPQKARRVGDTSRAKWFLVGADADNQRCQPPAPEKAYSFAWKQPL
- a CDS encoding AMP-binding protein; translated protein: MRDYSSATSQFDYLHTVNAALHGSLEALNACVECCDRHALPGRIALFWEGRDGSDATWTYRELQDNAARFANFLRAQGVGKGDKVAGLLPRNAELLIVVLATWRIGAVYQPLFTAFGPKAIEHRLGSSGARIVVTDAVNRPKLNEVTGCPTVVTVGGAKGEGIVRGDYSFWAEVANQSDQCEPLMLTGEDPFLLMFTSGTTGPAKALSVPLKAIVAFQSYMRDAVDLRPEDAFWNVADPGWAYGIYFGVTGPLAQGHPITFYDGPFTLDSTCRVINKYGITNLAGSPTAYRLLIAGGEQFARSIKGKLRIVSSAGEPLNPEVIRWFADNLDVVIHDHYGQTELGMVLCNHHGLDHPVHQGAAGFASPGHRIVVLDENHQELGVGQPGILAVDRSQSPMCWFAGYEGGPTKAFVGDYYLSGDTVEFNPDGSISFVGRSDDVITTSGYRVGPFDVESALIEHPAVVEAAVVGKPDPERTELVKAFVVLSAQYRAAPELAEELRQHVRKRLAAHAYPREIEFVSDLPKTPSGKLQRFILRNQEIAKAQEAAAQNVSA
- a CDS encoding SDR family NAD(P)-dependent oxidoreductase, with the protein product MQIDNKIFLVSGGASGLGAATGEMLIKAGAKVMLLDVNADAVAAQAQKLGCQSVVADISNEAAAEAAVKATVDALGGLNGLVNCAGIVRGEKILGKNGPHALASFSQVINVNLIGSFNLLRLAAAAIAETEANADGERGVIINTASVAAFDGQIGQAAYSASKGAIASLTLPAARELARFGIRVMTIAPGIFETPMMAGMTPEVRDSLAAGVPFPPRLGKPAEYAALVRHIIENSMLNGEVIRLDGALRMAAK